Below is a window of 'Nostoc azollae' 0708 DNA.
GACTATCACTAAATCTAGGTTTTGTTCTATAAATAAAGCTTCTAAACCTTGTAAACTCCTACAGGTAATATCATTCAGAGATTGTTTAGGCTGCATAATCTCCAGATTCCAATCTGCTTGCAGGTGGAAAACTTGCATTACCTGTGCAACCATCTCTCGATGTTGTCCCGTCAGAATTACCTGTAATTCAACAAAATCTGGAGAACTTTGGAAAACTTGAATTACCGATGCTAGTTTAATAGCCTCTGGACGAGTACCGAAAATAATGCCAATTTTTTTAGTCATTAGTTATTAGTCGTTAGTTGTTAGTCAGTTGTTAGTCATTAGACATTAGACAACTGACAAGGGAACAGGGATGTAAAGAGATGGGAAAAATTACTTTTTAACTGTCACCTGTCACCTGTCACCTGTCACCTGTCACCTGTCACCTGTCACCTGTCACCTGTCACCTATTCCCTTAAACATGAAAAAACCCGGCTTTACCGGGCAGATGTACTGTTTGTCGAATTTAGAGATCTTAATTATTTTTAAGTTCACAAGTTAAAGGACAAGCTGCATAAACGGTGGTTTGAACTTTATCTTCTTCACCATGTAACCAGCTTAACCATTTCATTTCGTTGGGATGAATACCTTTAGCAGTTAGTATACCAGCCACTATTAATACTGCCATAACATTGAACATGATTAAACCACCTGCCACCAGCAATACTGCACTTACAGGCATTATAGATTGTAGGACAATCGACAACAGGCATCCGACCGTAGCCATTAAAACAACTAATGGAAAACCGACAACTAACAGACATACTGCCAATGTAAAAGTCCAGATTAAAAAGCTTTTAATCATCAGCAAGGAGTAGGTATTCCCTTGATTAGAGCTTTGAGCCGAAACCATGACTATTCCTCCCAATTACACAGCAAAGTTTAAAGTTGAACTCCAGTTGTGGCTCGTTGTTTACGAGTTAACTGTTTTGATTCAGTGAAGTCCAGTATATAGAAAGCTGCGGGAAAGATGAGCATTTTTTTACTAAACTTTACACTTAATTTTTTGTAATTATGAATTTGAAGTTGAATAGGCGTTTCAGGGTTATGACCTCTATAAGCATAAGTCTTAAGGAATATACCCTTATGGATAGTGAGCCAAAATCTGATCCTCGAAACCTAAGGCCAAGTTAGCTTAACATTTCTTATAAAAACTAGGGTCGCTTCTCATAATTCTCAGAGGACGCTGAAAACATGATCTAATGATAAATTTAGCTTCAAAACATTTACCCCTGGTTCACCAAATATACCCAAAAAACGACCATTAGTGTTTTGAGAAATTAAAGTTTCTAGTTGCTTTGCCTCAATTCCTCGCGCTTGTGCTATTGTGGCAATTTGCACCTTCGCAGTTTCGGGGGTAATGTGAGGATCAAGACTCGAACCAGAAGTGTAAACTAAATCCCCTGTAGGTTGGATATCTGCTTTTTTAAGTCGCTTCATTTCACCTCCAATCCCGTTCGTTCTAGCAAGGCTGGATTACTGCGAGCTAAATTACTAGCATCAGATACACCAGTTTTTAAGATTCCAGCTACATCATTTTTTGGGTTGGCTGTGCTGTAATTAGTGGTACTAGGACGATTCCATAATTTTCGCTTACAAAAGGTTGTCCGATTAACGCTGAACCAATAATCACCCCTTGGGAATTTCCAATTAAGCTACCATTCACTTGATCAGAAAAAGCAACTTGTCCCGAAATCAACATAAAGAGGGGATAGATAAAAGCCGTTAACACCCACAAAACTAAAGTTGAACGAATCGCATGACTAATTTGATGTCTCTGGCTTATTTTCAAAGTCCTCCATTTCAAAAAGCTCACACTGTTTATTCAGTTGTGCTGTTGCTTAACCCAATCTACGAATTATCAATGATTACTTAAAATTTCTCTGGTTGAAAAATGAGAACTAATAAATAAACACAAAGACTCAGGGTAACAACTCCGAACAGAGTGATTGTGTAAGCCGAAAACGATATTCTGCTCCCGGTGTTGCTGCTTGGACTGCTGGTAATATTAATAAATTAAAACAAAGCAGTAAAAATAGACTGAGAGGAAGGCGATTTCGGTTAGAAGTCGATAATGCAAATAATTCTGATAGTTCGGTCATAATCATAGAGTTTAAACCCAGGATTTAATTCGTATTAAAACCCAAAATCCACATACAATTTATGCTTGGGATTTTCATGTAATTATTTCTTGTGGAATCGACATATTGCCCATGATTAATTCTGTAGTTTGTAACCTAATATAGGATTACTATTTGATTTATGAAAAATTAGGTATTGTAGGGTGTGTGAGAACGGAGTTCGTAATGCAAACAAAAAATCTCCCAGGCCTTCAAAACAAGAACCGTTATTTAGACCAGCAGAAGCATATTCATAAAGTACTTGAAAAACGCGATGAACTCCTGGGGTACTAATACCTAAAAGAGCATCGGGGAAGGCAAAAACTATCGACCAAGAAGTCAAAACCGCGAAGGGGTGAACTAATAAGACTATGCTGGACAGAACGATTTCTTATTTTTCAATTTTGCGTCCTAAAAATTCTGGTATTTTTCCTACCATCAAACCAGTTACAAATACTACCAAAATCTAGTAGATAAATAAATCTGCTGTCCCTGTTCCCTGTCCTCCTCAAATAATTTGTAAAAACATATTTGAGAGTGTAGAAAATCCGCCAGGAGGCATTAATGAATCGTGCACTCCATTGACAGTACCAAACATTGTTGTGGTTGTCATCATTGCCAAAAGTGCTGTTTGCACCCAACCAAATCTTACTTCTTTTCTTTCTAAGTTAGGTTACTGTGATCCTAACAGAGAATTAACAAGAGGATTTCCTTGGTATTCACCAATTACTCTGATTACTACCAATAAAACAAAGATGATAAATACCATCCAAAAGACTAACCAAGCTTGTTTGACATTATTAGCAAATACCCCGTATGTGTAAATCAAGGCTGAAGGTATAGTAATCATTACCCAAGTTTCTAATAAATTAGAAAAACCGTTGGGATTTTTAAAGGGGTGGGCTGAGTTAACACCAAAAAAGCCACCGCCATTTTCACCAATTTGTTTGATTATCTCATAATGGGCGACTAGTTCGCGAGCGATAGCTTGTGTTGCTCCTCCTGCAAGGGTTTCAGGTACACCAGTCATCATTAATAATGATCCCCTTACAATAGACATAGGTAGTAAAATCCGGGTAATTGATTTAGTTAAATCACCGGAAAAATTACCTAATCTTCTCCCAGTTAAACCGCGAATAAAGGCAATACCCACCGCTAAACCTGTCGCGGCTGAAGTAAACATTAAAAAACCCAAAGCAAAGGTTTGACTGGCATAAATAAAGGTTATTTCACCAGAATAATGTTGTTGATCTGCGTTAGTTAAAAAAGAAAGAGTGGCGTGTAATACCAAATCCCAAGTTGGTGGTTTTAACTCTGTAGGATTGAGCGGTAAAAATCCTTGAGTCATCAAAATCAAAAATACCAAGATCCCCATGACAAGATTACTATAAAGTACCGCTTTGGCATATTGCAAACCTGTCATTTCATCTTCATAACGGACTCCACTGACAACAAAAGTTATTCTCTCTAAGGGATTTAAGACAGAGTTAAGCAGTGTTTTGTCTCCCAGAAAAACCCGAGCTATATTTTTTCCTAAAAAAGGAGTAGTTGCAATGAGAATAATTAATGTCAACGCAATCCGTATCCATCCTTGTAACATGAATTATTCACACTCCTTAAATAAATTTTTTAAGTTTTTCACCAGGATTACTTTTCAAAAAAGCTACTTTAGGTCATTAGTTTGCTACCTAAACTAATTCATATTGTTCTCGAAATCAAAACCAAGGAATAGAAGGATATAAAAAATCTTGAATTTTTATATTAAGGTGTTTACCCAAAGATATATATTAGTGTTTAGGGAGTTTAGGGTAAATCTAAACGCTAGATATAATTCCCCATAAACACTATATTTAATGAGACAGATCATCTAAAATTAATATAATTATCGTCCAACACAAATACTGAACTGGCCATTAAAATATACATAAGCATTCAGCTATTTCAGGCTAACGCCAAAAATACCTATTTGATTCCTAGAGTTTAAAATAGACTTGTCCACAAAAGATAAAAAGCTTACTTTGAAAGCTTTACACGAACTATAACTGGGATGAAACACTAATTATGGCTGAAGGCAAAAATAAGGCTTTGGGGATGAAAATATGAAAATTATTAAAAGTTTTGAGAAACATAGCTTTCTAAAAAGGAAAATCTAAAGGCTGATAGTTTAAAGATCATGACTTAGTATAAATGAATAATTTAGATCTAAGCTAACTAATCCACATACTGCCATTATCACCGGATTATAACGATGTCGGGCTAAAGGAAATCTATCACTAGCCACTCGAAAAGTTTTGACTCTACATATGACATATAAGATGTTCAACACCAATTCTTATTGATGATATTTTCTTTCTTTTGAATCTCTGAAAGTTCCGCTTTTTTGGGCCTCTTATAAGCTGTGATAATAAATTCTTCTCCTATATAAGCTTTGTCTCCCAAAAATCTTTGTTTGGCATCTAGGTTGTGGCGATTATTTCTAAATAGTGTAATATCGCTTATCTTACCTAATTGTCCAATAGGAACATCAACTATATCTTCACCTCCTGGCAATACTCTAAATTGATTCTTTAGAGTGTGTATTTTATTCTTGCCTGAATAATATTATTTCTGCTCTTGATAGTTACCTGGTCTTTATATAGCTTCTTCTGCACTATCTATTATTAATTTATACTCACTCAGTCCTTCCCATAATTATTGATATTTTTGCTCATCATTTTTTGCTCCTTCTATTTGGGAGACAGGTAAAATTTCCCTCAGAATTTCTACCCAATAATTAAATGTGTTATTTGCTTTTGTCCTCCATAGATCAAACAATAATCCTATAATTTAAAATGTTGGCTTCTGTCTGAGGTCTACTAGGGATAGATATATTCCCTCCTTTCGGGTCATTTCTCCTTTACATCCTCTTCCAGAGGCTATTAACCTAATTTTCCTTTTTTCAACTTCTGCTTGTTTCTCTAGATACCTTTTTTCTGCTAATGCTACTTATGTGATAAAGTCTTCATACTTAATTCCAATTAATGCTTTTGATTCCTGGAGGTATGATTCTATTGTTTCTAGGGAACTTGTCATTATTGATATATACAGTTACATTCTTTCTGTTTATTTTCCCACAAAATTCCTTTTAAAGATAAGTCTAATAGTGATAAAAGGCGGCTTTACAAATGGCACATTTAGAAAATAAATTCATAAATTATAACTTACAAGTCAGTAAAGTACTGCTAGTTGTAACTATATTTATACTTCTAGGAGTTTTAGAGTATTCCACCCCAACTGAGTATGTTTACTAAGTATGTTTTTGGATATCTCTACAGTGGAGCAATTTTATTAGTTAATTATTGGTTTGGAGGAATAGCAACAACAAGCGCAACATTTATTACTGTTTACCTAACCATGCTAAATATACCTATTGCAAAATTGTTTATGTGGTATGTATGATAGAGAGATTTAGGTTTTATGTATTTTTGGTGTTCTTTGGGCTTGCTAATTCAAACATAACCCTGTAACTCTAACTTTTGGGTAAAACAAAGACAATCGCTCATTATAATAACATAAAATTAATTCTGCAAGAGGTCTAATGTGTGGATAGCCGGAAGGGAAGTAATTCGGGCCTCTCCTATTGCTAGTCAAGTAATTGCAGCCATGGCGTTTATAGTCACAGGATTTTTAAGTCACCGACTGCGAAAATCTCAAAAAGCTATTGCATTTACTCAAACTCAACTAGAAGCCCAAGCCCAATTAGTGAGACTAAGAGAAAATTTCACTTCCACACTGACCCAGGATTTAAAAACTGCACTTTTGGGTGCAATTGAAACTATTAAAGCCTTTCAACAAGAAAAATATGGTGCAGTTTTACCAACCCACCAGAAAGTTGTGGCAACAATAGCACGCAGTCATGAAACTTCTCTAGATTTATTAGAAACCTTGTTAGACATCTATCGCAATGATACTGAAGGCTTAAAACTGGATTTAGAAGCGGTAGATTTAACCATCTTAGCAGAAGCAGCGGCTGTTACACTAATTGAATTAGCACCAAATCGGCGCATTCATCTATCATTAAACTATGGTAGCTTCGATTGGAAGCGAGCGCTCTGGGTTCACGGTGATGCTTTGCAACTGCAAAGAGTTTTTAACAATCTTCTCATTAATGCTATTAACCATTCTCTACGCGGTGATCATGTCGAAGTTGTCTTAGAAACCCAAACCTCCTATCAAATTGTGAAAATTTTAGATACAGGTGCAGGTATCCAACCTGAACAATTGTCTCAGTTATTTGAACGATTTTACCAAGGAACTAGTGATCGCGGTGGACTTTCCCAGCGCCAAGCTAAAGGTTCTGGACTAGGACTTTACTTATCTCGGTAAATTATTGAAGCTCATAATGGTGTAATCTGGGCAGAAAACACAGTTTCCAATGATGCCATTTTTGGTTTCAAGCTCCCTGTTTTGCCATTTCAGTCTTAAACACATGAGATGTCTTCTACCACAATAAAAATTCTCCTAGTTCAGGATGATGAACTTTTCCGTTTGGGCTTGCGTGTGCGATTGCAGCAGGAAGCAGATTTGGAGATTATCGCTGAAGCGGAACATGGTGACACAGCCATTGAGTTAGTCAACCAGAATTGTTTCGATGTTGTTCTTTTAGATGTAGGATTACCAGGAATCGGGGGTATTGAAGCCTATCACCAAATTAAACAAGAATATCCCAATTTGCCAGTTTTATTCCTCAGTTCCCATTCCCAAAAATCCCTGATTACGAAGTTAGTTGAAGTGGGCGCTCAAGGTTATTGTCTCAAAGGAGTAGCTGCTGAAAAATTGCTATTAGCTCTGTGTTCTGTAGCTGCTGGCGCATCTTGGTGGGATGAAACAGTAACCAAGGAAGTTCGTTCGCCATTTATATCTGCGTTAGCCATGCTATCGCCAGTTGGAAGCAAAAAATAGCTTAAAACCTGCTAATCGACTAACACAAAGAGAACAATTCTGTTAATATTGGCAGCCGGAAAAACTAATCAAGAAATTGCCCTTGCACTTTATATTACACCGGGAACAGTGCGGGTACAGGTCCATGATTTTTTACAAAAACTAGAAGTTAGCCATCGCTCTCAGGCTATTGTTGTAGCTTTACAAAAACAGTTAATTAGAAATGACGTGATTTTACAAAAACATCAAACTTCTTCATAATGGAGGCATTTCTTCTCCTACCCAAGCCAACCATTAAGCTAATTGTCGCTTATTTTCCCTATATTCAAAGAGGGTATGACCAGTTTTTTCAACAATTATCTGAAAGCCTCTTGACAAAAGACTTACAGACTTAACTTTTTATGGTTAGAACAAGGTAACCTTAATACTGGATGACCATCAAATATTTGGGAGATAATACGGATGATCAACTTGTGTAAAAGCTAAGGATTCAGGTGGTGGGGTATTGACAAGTGTGATAAGTGAGGCAGAATATAGCAGTTATGGAAAAGAAGCTGGGACCAAAACTAGACAGAGAGATATTGAAGCAGTTGGGAACAGAGCAACTGGTAGGAATCATTATTGACCAGAGGAAAAAGTATAGAGAACCTAACAAATAAAGTAGTAGAACTGGAAAAAGAAATAGAGAAACTCAAAGTCAGTAGAGATTTAGAGACCATAAGATTATCCAAAGCACCCTTGGGAGACATCCTCAAAGAAACCGAGAACAAACAAGAAGAGAAACCAGAAGAAAACCAGACACGAAAACGGAAACCAGGAGGACAACAAGGGCATAGGGGAAAAAGGAGAAAGGTGTTTGGTGGAGTAGATAGAATAGATTTGAGATAGTGGGACGGCAAGTCTGTGGATGGTGAGGTCACGGGCAATTCTTTGGCGAAGTAATAAAAATCCAAACACAACAAGTAGGGGACTTGGTGGACAGGCCAATGGAAATGGATTTGGAGTGTGTGTAGGGAAAGACAAAGGGCACACTGGTCACCAGAGATAGTACCGGGACAAGATATAGGAATCACACTACAAGCTTTTTTGGGATGGATCAATAACTAGGGCTATTGACCCTATGAAAAACAACACTTGTTGTTGTGGGAACTGGGTCAAATAGAAATTGGAGTGGGAACATTAGTAGGTACCAATGAAGGAATAGATGGTCCAGTGGCTCAAAGTATTCATAGCCTCAAACAATGGATCAAACAAACCCAGCCTCATATCCTTGGGGATGAAACACCCTGGGTAGTCAAAGGGGTGAAACAATGGTTATGGATTTTTGCCAATAGTGACTTCCCTTGATTTCACGGGTCTGATACTCCTTGTCCTGGCAAATTAGAATCCATTGTGGGTTCAAGTTACTCTGGTGTACTCAGTTCTGATGACTTTACTGCCTATAATGGTTATGCGGTCACAGCTCAATAGAAATGTCAGGCACATCTACCCTACCCTGTCACTTCAAGACACTAATCAAGATTCCTGGCTTCAACCACCAAGAAATTGGCACAAAATTCATCGACCTCATAGATGGTTTTAAAAACTACCCTTTATTCCAACAAACCCAAAACCTTCATGAATTCTTGACTTGGCCATCCTAGTTTCAACCAAAAGTTGAATCTTCCATTCATTCATTGATCAACCCCCAGGGGAACCTGGTAAACTTTCACCTTCCTTAGACAATAGACCTTGATCATAATTTAGCTGAACCAAGGTTAGGTTTAGCACTGACATCAAGAAAAGTCTCTGGTGATTCTCTTTCTCTGGAGCTATTCCAACATCCTGCCAATTTATTGACCGTTATACAAACTTGTCCCCATCAAGCACTTTCTCTAATTGAGTTTTTTGACCAACCTATGAAAGCCATGGTTCACTCTGCTTTCCATACACCTTCTTTAATCCTTCTACCTTAGACCTGAATCCTTACCCAAAAACAAGCTCTGGAAGTGGAGCGACAATTAGCAGCGGAAAAGGAAAAAGCTCGAATTTTAGCAGCACATTTGCGATCACTAGGAGTAGATCCAGATAGTTTGGCAAATTAGGAAAAAACTATTATGACAACCATCAAATTAAACGATCTCACCATTGAATACCCGAACAGGCCGAGAATGAACGACAACGGGCGGGAAAATTAGCAGAAAAATTAGCAGAAAAATTGCGATTCCTTCGTAGCGCTGCGCTATCGCTGGGAATTTATCCTGATAGTTTGGGTTAAATTAATACTGAAAATAGTATAAAATGCCGGAATAACTTGGCTATGGCCTCTGGTGGTGCTTGAGAATGACCATTTCTATCAAAGATAATTTAACTTGGTTGCAAGTCCAGCGTTACTGGGAACTGCTGCACGTCTTGGTAGTGCGGACTCTCAAAGTGCGTTATCGTGGTTCATTCTTGGGTGTTTATTGGTCGCTGCTGAACCCATTAATTATGACTGGGCTTTACACTGCCATTTTTGGAGCCACCTTCTCATCCTATTATGGTCACTCAATCCTCAACTACGTATTAGCAGCATTTACAGGATTGGTAGTAATCAATTTCTTCTCAGCTTCCACATCCCAAGCGTTGATGAGTGTAGTAGGTAATGGAGCATTATTAAATAAAATCTGTCTGCCAGTCAGTGTTTTCCCTGTAGCTATGGTAGCAGCGAATATATTTCAGTTTTCCGTTGGGGCATTTCCGTTACTAGCATTGATGACTTTAGTTAATTCCAAAAGTCCAGTCAATGTCCTAGCATTGCTATTTCCATTTTTGGCATTAATTCTAGTTTCCACTGGCATTGGATTTTTAGTCAGTGCTTTGTATGTATTTTTTAGAGATTTACCTTACTTTTATGAGTTACTTGTCTTTGTGATTTGGATCAGCAGCCCTATCTTTTATCCAGCAGCAATCGTACCAAAGCAAGTCAAACCATTCCTTAGTTTAAATCCCCTCTCCCCCATAATTGAAAGTCTCCGTCAAATTACATTATCAGGAGCACCACCAGATTTAGGTTTAATTTGGGGCGCTTTACTTAGTGGCATAATTATTTTGTCGTTAGGATGGACTTGTTTTCATCTGTGGCGACATCAGTTTATGGATTTACTGTAAATGGAAGTTATTCGGCTGGATCAGGTTGCACTGTGGCGACGTACACAAGAAGAATTTTCTTATGATTTAAAGAAAACTATGCTTTCTATTTTAGAAGGTAAATATCGCCAGCCCGCCAAAAAATTAGTTTTAGGTACTGTTGATTTAGTAGTTGCTCAAGGCGAGAAGATAGGTATAATAGGTGCTAATGGTTCTGGTAAATCCACCCTTTTAAAGATAATTTCCGGTATTTTACAACCTACTAGTGGAACTGTAAGAGTACGTGGTCACGTAGCTCCTTTGATTGAACTAGGAGCAGGGTTTGATTCAGAAATTTCTGTCATGGATAATATACTGCTTTATGGTGTATTGCTGGGCTTTTCTAGGACTGAGATGAAAGAAAGAGCGCAGTCTATTTTGGAGTTTGCAGAATTGGAGGATTATGCTTTAGTTCCAGTTAAGGGTTTATCTTCAGGTATGGTCGCACGTTTGGGTTTTGCCATTGCCACAGATGTGCAGCCGGATATTTTGATTTTAGATGAGGTGTTATCGGTGGGAGATGAAAGTTTTAAGAATAAGTGCAAGCAAAGGATGGATAAGTTTTGGGATGATAATGCAACTGTTTTGGTTGTCTCTCACGATTTAGAATTTGTCAAACAATCTTGTCATCGGGCAATTTGGATAAATAAGGGAAAAATAATATTTTCTGGTAATGCTGCCCAAACTGTTGATTATTATTTGAATAGTTTGTAAAATTACGAAAATCACCAGATATAAAAAAGATTAGATAAAATGCAAATATAAAGGTAGAAATTTAATGGATTTACAGGGAATTAATGTATTAGTAGATGGATATAACCTAGAAATGATCCAAGGGACAGGAAT
It encodes the following:
- a CDS encoding ABC transporter ATP-binding protein; protein product: MEVIRLDQVALWRRTQEEFSYDLKKTMLSILEGKYRQPAKKLVLGTVDLVVAQGEKIGIIGANGSGKSTLLKIISGILQPTSGTVRVRGHVAPLIELGAGFDSEISVMDNILLYGVLLGFSRTEMKERAQSILEFAELEDYALVPVKGLSSGMVARLGFAIATDVQPDILILDEVLSVGDESFKNKCKQRMDKFWDDNATVLVVSHDLEFVKQSCHRAIWINKGKIIFSGNAAQTVDYYLNSL
- a CDS encoding response regulator, whose translation is MSSTTIKILLVQDDELFRLGLRVRLQQEADLEIIAEAEHGDTAIELVNQNCFDVVLLDVGLPGIGGIEAYHQIKQEYPNLPVLFLSSHSQKSLITKLVEVGAQGYCLKGVAAEKLLLALCSVAAGASWWDETVTKEVRSPFISALAMLSPVGSKK
- a CDS encoding potassium-transporting ATPase subunit F translates to MTLFGVVTLSLCVYLLVLIFQPEKF
- a CDS encoding ABC transporter permease; this translates as MTISIKDNLTWLQVQRYWELLHVLVVRTLKVRYRGSFLGVYWSLLNPLIMTGLYTAIFGATFSSYYGHSILNYVLAAFTGLVVINFFSASTSQALMSVVGNGALLNKICLPVSVFPVAMVAANIFQFSVGAFPLLALMTLVNSKSPVNVLALLFPFLALILVSTGIGFLVSALYVFFRDLPYFYELLVFVIWISSPIFYPAAIVPKQVKPFLSLNPLSPIIESLRQITLSGAPPDLGLIWGALLSGIIILSLGWTCFHLWRHQFMDLL